In the Gossypium arboreum isolate Shixiya-1 chromosome 10, ASM2569848v2, whole genome shotgun sequence genome, one interval contains:
- the LOC108450041 gene encoding uncharacterized protein LOC108450041 has product MAAIDVSKYAHSAVHKAVAMRDYAGLRRILATLPRVSNPTEIQIEAASLAEEEKADAIAVVIDRRDVPNRDTPLHLAIKLGDETATEMLMVAGADWSLQNEQGWSALQEAICNKEEAISMIIVRHYQQLAWAKWCRRLPLLVGTTRRMRDFYMEITFHFESSVIPFISRIAPSDTYKIWKRGANLRADMTLAGFDGFRIQRSDQSILFLGDGSKDGKVPPGSLCMITHKDKEVINALDGAGSQATEEEVRQEVLAMSQTNIFRPGIDVTQAVLLPQLTWRRQEKTEMVGAWKAKVYDMHNVVVSIKSRTVPGAMTDDEFLAASNGNEAESEELDEILTEDERRQLELACKLDSSEISNENGDGIICRNQSIFFYTK; this is encoded by the coding sequence ATGGCGGCTATTGATGTTTCAAAGTATGCACATAGTGCTGTGCACAAGGCCGTGGCAATGAGAGATTACGCCGGGCTCAGGAGGATACTCGCCACTCTACCACGGGTTAGTAACCCGACTGAGATTCAGATAGAAGCAGCCTCATTGGCTGAGGAAGAGAAGGCCGATGCGATCGCTGTCGTGATTGATAGGCGGGATGTTCCTAACCGGGATACACCTCTTCACTTGGCTATTAAGCTTGGTGATGAAACTGCAACCGAAATGCTTATGGTTGCTGGTGCTGATTGGAGCTTGCAAAATGAACAAGGATGGAGTGCACTCCAAGAAGCAATTTGTAATAAGGAAGAAGCAATTTCTATGATTATTGTTCGGCATTACCAGCAATTGGCATGGGCAAAATGGTGTAGAAGGTTGCCTCTCTTGGTGGGAACTACGCGAAGGATGAGAGATTTTTACATGGAAATCACATTCCATTTTGAGAGTTCTGTGATTCCTTTCATTTCCAGAATTGCTCCATCAGACACATATAAAATTTGGAAGAGAGGAGCAAATTTGAGAGCTGATATGACTTTGGCTGGATTTGATGGGTTCCGAATTCAGCGGTCAGATCAAAGTATTCTTTTCCTTGGTGACGGTTCTAAGGATGGGAAGGTTCCTCCTGGTTCACTTTGTATGATTACGCATAAGGATAAAGAGGTGATAAATGCTTTGGACGGTGCTGGTTCTCAAGCAACTGAAGAAGAGGTTCGACAAGAAGTGCTTGCAATGTCTCAGACTAATATATTCAGGCCCGGGATAGATGTAACACAGGCGGTTCTTTTGCCACAATTGACATGGAGGCGACAAGAGAAAACAGAAATGGTAGGTGCCTGGAAGGCTAAGGTGTATGATATGCACAATGTTGTTGTAAGCATCAAATCTAGGACGGTGCCTGGGGCCATGACAGATGATGAATTCCTTGCAGCTTCCAATGGAAATGAAGCAGAGAGCGAAGAGCTTGATGAGATATTGACGGAAGATGAAAGGAGGCAACTCGAACTTGCTTGTAAGTTGGATTCTTCAGAAATATCCAATGAGAATGGTGATGGCATTATTTGTAGAAATCAGAGTATTTTTTTTTATACTAAATAG